From a region of the Lentimicrobiaceae bacterium genome:
- a CDS encoding SagB/ThcOx family dehydrogenase, which yields MKNKALYGLMSALFISGGLYAQTLKEIPLKKPDIHSGKPLMTALMERSSHREFDSRQLSEEHLSGLLWAACGINRQESGKRTAPSSMNFQDVQLYVLMQSGIYLYNEANHKLSLVKEGDYRAMAGKQDFVATAPVNLVLVSDYSRMEKAEEKEKEFYSAIDAGFISQNIYLYCASEGLNTVVRAYIDRENLHQIMQLKPEQHVIVSQTVGYKP from the coding sequence ATGAAAAACAAAGCATTATATGGTTTGATGTCTGCCTTGTTTATTTCAGGTGGATTATACGCTCAAACCCTCAAGGAAATACCCTTGAAAAAACCTGATATTCATTCGGGAAAACCATTGATGACAGCCTTAATGGAGCGAAGCAGTCATCGCGAGTTTGACAGCAGACAATTATCTGAAGAACATTTATCAGGACTGCTTTGGGCAGCTTGTGGCATTAACAGGCAGGAATCAGGAAAACGCACAGCTCCATCATCCATGAACTTTCAGGATGTACAGTTATATGTTTTGATGCAAAGTGGTATTTATCTTTACAACGAAGCCAATCATAAGCTATCATTAGTAAAGGAGGGTGATTACCGGGCGATGGCCGGTAAACAGGATTTTGTAGCTACAGCCCCTGTAAATTTGGTTTTGGTATCAGATTACAGCCGGATGGAGAAGGCAGAAGAAAAAGAAAAGGAATTTTATTCAGCCATTGATGCCGGATTTATTTCTCAGAACATTTATCTGTACTGTGCTTCAGAAGGACTCAATACCGTTGTAAGAGCTTACATCGATCGCGAAAATTTACATCAAATCATGCAATTAAAGCCTGAGCAACATGTAATTGTTTCTCAAACAGTTGGCTATAAGCCCTGA